From a region of the Haematobia irritans isolate KBUSLIRL chromosome 4, ASM5000362v1, whole genome shotgun sequence genome:
- the Dis3l2 gene encoding dis3 like 3'-5' exoribonuclease 2: MEEQNQENDQKPGEPQTTDKCNGPSECKDTNPASRKEILKRVSKKSADVSQKLRDKRVNLQKKVREVNGNRNLAAINDNRAELIMRTIKNGDSQQMYKVEGPVAGTKIPPTANNTPPTVPNGDLNQYTKKELQSMVGGLLELVTKLTLEDTKLQSKVNKLAANIDVFKNYSLIWSFNDNLPSTSQSAVKQENRKERSRQDSNSQKTERKKENPQGSKSNSNNGKETQTKANEEKKKPKTPGEMFVNYINMMLSDYFGDQNGGAPKVICTLENLDDLESFAQHLVQLGLGRIIEKEIRINRKNNRQSFISMCDDREGFERDGAVTLPVARRYAFDGDIVRAFVLHPHISTGQNGGDQCGKKTKSTSSPTSSPKLVGGKENSICLADDEDPLGENDISPDTDLEEVDLADATVVISENCPKAFVIKIVKQTELREVVGSISFKKTTNLNSKTYFTLKPHDMKFPMVYVPSESCDEHIKSASKDDIVGMLFLAHILEIDINGYCIGELVQPVGKVGNLEAEINAILLHNGLKNLKPYDQKFYDMYDAPMAPITEDDLKQREDLRKKCIFTIDPLTARDLDDAVSVERLGDKEYEIGVHISDVSHYLEENSELDNLVKERATSIYLVNEVIHMLPTSLCFRCSLLPGEDKFAFSVFWRWNVEKEEMSQPRFTRSVINSCAQFAYEHAQKIIDNPEETFGKDDFPEILNNFTQDDVKWRVLLLHSIAQKLKSQRYESGALSINNPKIRFSLDPVSGEPISFEAEGRKEANYLIEEFMLLANQAVAKFIYQHFPDTSILRNHPPPLQKSMRALKERLANLELDFDISNSKSVYESMQRLCSKASEPDCVEACLNTLLTKPMARARYYCSEGKSSEADFWHYALSIPIYTHFTSPIRRYPDILVHRALAASLNYCPPSKRTADELHQLAKICNEQKNNAKNAGDESIDLFFVRYIKAKESITLRAVVVDIFQHMMNVVTIETGHNFTISYKMQKVVIDTSHVPSHILISEKNSQMPPKKLQLFSSVYIRIVIRNNKTCAFLTSQRRPTCKESTKIRDTNSQNNETAPNDLRNNSTSEQEEKNATSSKKKPRPKKKSKNKDKVYALVADDVEKE; the protein is encoded by the exons ATGGAGGAACAAAACCAAGAAAACGATCAGAAACCAGGAGAACCACAGACTACAGACAAATGTAATGGGCCATCAGAGTGTAAGGACACCAACCCTGCAAGTAGGAAAGAAATCTTGAAAAGAGTATCAAAAAAATCTGCTGACGTTAGCCAAAAATTGCGGGATAAGCGTgttaatttgcaaaaaaaagtcCGTGAAGTAAATGGTAACCGAAACCTGGCTGCTATAAACGATAATAGGGCTGAGCTTATCATGCGTACCATTAAAAACGGGGATTCCCAACAAATGTATAAAGTTGAGGGTCCAGTTGCTGGTACAAAGATACCGCCGACTGCAAATAATACTCCTCCTACTGTTCCGAATGGTGATTTAAACCAATATACGAAGAAGGAATTACAAAGTATGGTTGGGGGTCTACTCGAACTAGTTACCAAATTAACATTGGAAGATACTAAATTGCAATCAAAAGTTAACAAACTAGCAGCAAACATAGATGTTTTTAAAAACTACTCTCTTATTTGGTCATTCAATGATAATTTACCGTCCACATCACAATCGGCAGTAAAACAAGAAAATCGCAAAGAGCGTTCAAGGCAAGACAGCAACTCACAAAAGACAGAAAGAAAGAAGGAAAATCCCCAAGGCTCAAAATCCAATTCCAATAATGGGAAGGAAACCCAAACTAAggcaaatgaagaaaaaaagaaacctAAAACCCCaggagaaatgtttgtcaactatATCAACATGATGCTATCCGATTATTTTGGAGATCAAAACGGTGGTGCTCCCAAAGTCATTTGTACTCTAGAGAACCTGGACGATCTGGAGAGTTTTGCCCAACATTTGGTTCAACTGGGTCTTGGACGTATTATCGAAAAGGAAATTAGGATTAATCGTAAAAACAATCGGCAGTCTTTTATATCAATGTGTGACGATAGAGAAGGTTTCGAAAGAGATGGCGCGGTTACATTGCCTGTGGCAAGACGTTATGCATTTGATGGCGACATTGTGAGAGCATTTGTTCTGCATCCTCATATAAGTACTGGCCAAAATGGAGGGGACCAATGTGGTAAGAAAACAAAGAGTACGTCGTCGCCGACATCATCGCCAAAACTTGTTGGTGGCAAGGAAAACTCAATTTGTTTAGCCGATGACGAAGATCCTCTCGGAGAAAACGACATTTCACCAGATACTGATCTGGAAGAGGTCGATTTAGCAGATGCCACTGTCGTCATATCGGAGAATTGTCCCAAAGCATTTGTAATCAAAATTGTTAAGCAAACCGAATTGCGTGAAGTTGTGGGATctataagttttaaaaaaaccACCAACTTAAATTCCAAAACCTATTTCACATTGAAGCCACATGatatgaaatttcctatggtATATGTTCCATCCGAGTCCTGTGACGAGCATATAAAATCTGCCAGCAAGGATGATATTGTGGGCATGTTATTTCTGGcccacattctcgaaattgatatcAATGGCTATTGTATAGGAGAATTAGTACAACCTGTGGGAAAAGTTGGTAATTTAGAGGCCGAAATTAATGCCATTCTACTACATAAtggcctaaaaaacttgaaaccgTATGATCAGAAATTCTATGATATGTATGACGCACCTATGGCtcccatcactgaagatgacctTAAACAACGAGAGGATTTACGCAAGAAATGTATATTTACTATAGATCCTTTAACTGCTAGGGATCTAGATGATGCAGTTTCCGTTGAGAGACTAGGTGATAAAGAATATGAAATTGGTGTTCACATCTCAGATGTTTCGCATTATCTTGAGGAAAATTCGGAATTAGATAATTTGGTAAAGGAAAGAGCCACCTCAATCTATTTAGTGAACGAAGTGATACATATGTTACCCACATCCCTATGCTTCCGTTGTTCTTTGCTACCGGGAGAGGATAAGTTTGCATTTTCAGTATTTTGGCGGTGGAATGTTGAAAAGGAGGAAATGTCACAACCCAGATTTACACGTTCTGTTATCAACTCCTGCGCTCAATTTGCCTACGAGCATGCACAAAAAATCATCGATAATCCTGAAGAAACATTTGGCAAAGATGATTTCCCCGAAATCCTCAACAACTTTACACAGGACGATGTAAAATGGCGTGTTCTGTTATTGCATTCGATTGCCCAGAAATTAAAGAGCCAAAGATACGAGTCTGGTGCATTATCAATAAACAATCCGAAAATACGTTTCTCTCTAGATCCCGTTTCGGGAGAGCCAATATCATTTGAAGCCGAAGGCCGTAAAGAGGCCAACTATTTGATTGAAGAATTCATGTTATTAGCAAATCAGGCGGTTGCTAAATTCATATATCAACACTTTCCGGATACCTCAATACTTCGTAATCATCCACCACCTTTACAAAAGTCCATGCGGGCCCTAAAGGAAAGATTGGCCAATCTGGAACTAGATTTTGATATTTCCAATTCAAAGTCTGTCTATGAAAGTATGCAGAGATTATGTAGTAAAGCATCCGAGCCTGACTGTGTAGAAGCTTGTCTCAACACTTTATTAACAAAACCTATGGCTAGAGCTCG GTATTACTGCAGTGAAGGCAAATCGTCGGAAGCCGATTTTTGGCACTATGCATTATCTATACCAATTTACACTCACTTTACCAGTCCAATTAGAAGATATCCTGACATTTTAGTGCATAG GGCTCTTGCTGCTTCTTTAAATTACTGCCCACCATCGAAACGAACTGCCGATGAACTACACCAATTGGCAAAAATATgcaatgaacaaaaaaataatgctaaaaatgCTGGTGACGAATCTATTGATCTCTTTTTTGTACGATATATAAAAGCCAAAGAGTCTATAACACTACGCGCGGTTGTAGTTGACATCTTTCAGCATATGATGAATGTGGTTACAATTGAAACAGGTCATAATTTCACAATTAGttacaagatgcaaaaagtagTGATAGATACAAGCCATGTACCATCTCACATTTTGATCTCTGAAAAGAATTCTCAAATGCCACCGAAAAAATTGcagttattttcttctgtttatatacgtattgtgataagaaataataaaacatgtGCTTTCCTCACATCACAGAGACGTCCTACTTGCAAAGAGTCCACGAAAATCCGTGAcacaaattcacaaaataatgAAACTGCACCAAATGACTTGCGAAATAATTCAACATCCGAACAAGAAGAAAAGAATGCAACCTCTTCCAAGAAAAAACCTCGCCCAAAAAAGAAATCTAAGAATAAGGATAAAGTATATGCTTTGGTTGCAGATGATGTTGAAAAGGAATAA
- the Su(P) gene encoding prostaglandin E synthase Su(P), whose translation MSLPRINNIFMRHFVYVKNANAVSRNLVHRRALTTNQTKRPQSGPSTLKLAILGSALGATGGTVYSLYMNWKDGNSHKEHERTAPIVIKDFPANVKITKRYVNPKDTSGLDITLFQFQTCPFCCKVRAFLDYMGISYKVVEVDAVLRQDIKWSPQKKVPMVLIRQRDGRYVQMSDSSAIISLIATYLNDKKTDVGELAQFYPTISFFDDNLKKKHDIMNKYFLMYQEHTPKGHSKESEESERKWRTWADSHLVHLISPNCYQSLDEAFETFEWFSQAGEWDIHFPRWERNLMVYAGATAMWGIAKLLKKRHQLSDDVRSHIYDACNKWTKELEKRKTKFMGGKQPNLADLSVYGVLSSMEGCQAFKDCVANTNIGEWFYSVKQLIQKSRGELIRERIEGEIPSMLNAVAN comes from the exons ATGTCTTTACCACggataaataacattttcatgcgGCATTTTGTGTATGTGAAGAATGCAAATGCGGTATCACGTAACCTTGTCCATCGTCGTGCTTTGACTACCAATCAAACCAAACGTCCTCAATCTGGCCCTAGCACATTAAAACTAGCAATTTTGGGATCAGCATTGGGGGCCACAGGTGGTACTGTTTATTCTTTGTATATGAATTGGAAAGATGGCAATTCTCATAAGGAACATGAGCGCACGGCACCCATCGTTATAAAAGATTTTCCGGCTAATGTTAAAATTACCAAACGCTACGTTAATCCCAAGGATACCTCTGGTTTGGACATAACCTTGTTTCAATTTCAAACCTGCCCATTTTGTTGTAAAGTAAGAGCGTTCCTAGACTATATGGGCATTTCGTATAAAGTGGTCGAGGTGGATGCTGTATTGCGTCAGGACATAAAATGGTCaccacagaaaaaggtgccaatggtATTGATACGTCAGCGCGATGGACGATATGTTCAAATGAGTGACTCCAGTGCAATTATTTCCCTGATTGCCACCTATTTGAATGACAAGAAAACGGATGTAGGAGAATTGGCACAATTCTATCCCACCATATCCTTTTTCGATGATAATCTGAAAAAGAAGCACGAtataatgaataaatattttctaatgtatCAAGAGCATACACCCAAGGGCCATTCCAAAGAATCTGAAGA AAGCGAACGTAAATGGCGTACATGGGCGGACTCTCATTTAGTACATCTCATTTCCCCCAACTGTTATCAATCGTTGGATGAAGCTTTTGAAACTTTCGAATGGTTTTCACAGGCTGGCGAATGGGATATACATTTTCCCAGATGGGAAAGAAATCTAATGGTATATGCTGGTGCTACAGCAATGTGGGGTATAGCTAAACTTTTAAAGAAACGCCACCAATTGTCAGACGATGTCCGTTCTCACATATATGATGCCTGCAATAAGTGGACAAAGGAATTGGAAAAGCGTAAAACAAAATTCATGGGCGGTAAACAGCCAAACTTGGCCGATCTGTCCGTATATGGTGTACTTAGTAGTATGGAAGGATGCCAAGCTTTTAAGGATTGTGTGGCCAATACAAATAttg GTGAATGGTTTTATAGTGTGAagcaattgatacaaaaatctaGGGGAGAATTAATACGTGAACGTATCGAAGGTGAAATTCCATCGATGCTAAACGCTGTGGCAAATTAG